The following are from one region of the Ruficoccus sp. ZRK36 genome:
- the cimA gene encoding citramalate synthase: MNPDSKVFIYDTTLRDGTQGEGVSFSVSTKLRVAEKLDQFGVDYIEGGWPGSNPRDVDFFQQAKELELSHAKIAAFGSTRRANTPVEEDPQVQLLIDAETPVVTIFGKTWLMHVTEVIRTTAEENLAMIEDTVRHLKSNGREVHYDAEHFFDGYKDNPEYALSTLAAAQRGGADFLTLCDTNGGMMVHEVSEVVKSVVERFPDAKIGMHCHNDCGLGVAVSLAGVREGACIVQGTMNGFGERNGNANLTSIIANLSLKLGYQVNCAPKLNKLRDISLFVDEMANLRPDIRAPFVGAASFVHKGGVHADAVNKVKHSYEHISPEAVGNRTRVLVSDMSGRSSVMMKANEMGLNVDPKSPQMKEFLEELKGLEYRGYEYEAADASFRLMLARFLKNKPDHFEVIHYRVIDVHGEWKDELTSEASVKLRINGEVYHTVAEATGPVGALDLAIRRALEQVYPQISSVRLMDFKVRILDGKQGADSIIRVQIESTDGEKIWGTVGASDDIIEASWEALLDSYEYKLLLDAQQQ; encoded by the coding sequence ATGAACCCCGATTCCAAAGTTTTTATCTATGACACCACCCTGCGTGACGGTACGCAGGGCGAGGGCGTATCCTTCTCCGTCTCGACCAAGCTCCGTGTGGCCGAGAAGCTCGACCAGTTCGGCGTGGACTACATCGAGGGCGGCTGGCCCGGCTCGAATCCCCGCGACGTGGACTTTTTCCAGCAGGCCAAAGAGCTGGAGCTGAGCCACGCGAAGATCGCGGCCTTCGGCTCCACCCGCCGCGCCAACACCCCCGTCGAGGAAGACCCGCAGGTGCAGCTCCTCATCGACGCCGAGACGCCGGTCGTCACTATCTTTGGTAAGACCTGGCTGATGCATGTGACCGAGGTCATCCGCACCACGGCTGAGGAAAACCTCGCCATGATCGAGGACACCGTCCGCCACCTCAAAAGCAACGGCCGCGAAGTCCACTATGACGCCGAGCACTTCTTCGACGGCTACAAGGACAACCCCGAGTATGCGCTTAGTACGCTGGCAGCCGCTCAGCGCGGTGGGGCGGACTTTCTCACGCTCTGCGACACCAATGGCGGCATGATGGTGCATGAAGTCTCCGAGGTCGTCAAAAGCGTGGTCGAGCGCTTCCCGGATGCGAAGATCGGCATGCATTGCCACAACGACTGCGGCCTGGGTGTCGCCGTCAGCCTGGCGGGCGTCCGCGAGGGGGCCTGCATTGTTCAGGGCACGATGAACGGCTTTGGCGAGCGCAACGGTAACGCCAACCTCACCAGCATCATCGCAAACCTTTCGCTCAAGCTCGGCTATCAGGTCAACTGCGCCCCGAAGCTGAACAAGCTGCGCGACATCTCGCTCTTCGTGGATGAGATGGCAAACCTGCGGCCCGACATCCGCGCGCCTTTCGTCGGGGCGGCTTCCTTCGTCCACAAGGGTGGGGTACACGCCGACGCGGTGAACAAGGTGAAGCACTCCTACGAGCACATCAGCCCCGAGGCCGTGGGTAACCGCACCCGCGTGCTTGTCTCGGATATGTCCGGGCGCTCATCGGTCATGATGAAGGCCAACGAAATGGGCCTGAATGTGGACCCGAAGTCCCCGCAGATGAAGGAGTTTCTAGAGGAGCTGAAAGGCCTCGAATACCGTGGCTACGAGTACGAGGCCGCCGACGCGTCCTTCCGGCTCATGCTGGCCCGCTTCCTCAAGAATAAGCCCGATCACTTTGAAGTCATCCACTACCGCGTCATCGACGTACACGGTGAGTGGAAGGACGAGCTCACCTCCGAGGCCTCCGTCAAGCTGCGTATCAACGGCGAGGTTTACCACACGGTGGCCGAGGCGACTGGTCCGGTCGGTGCGCTCGACCTGGCTATCCGGCGTGCGCTGGAGCAGGTCTACCCGCAGATCAGCAGTGTGCGCCTGATGGATTTCAAGGTCCGTATCCTTGACGGTAAGCAGGGGGCCGACTCCATCATCCGTGTGCAGATCGAGTCGACCGACGGCGAGAAAATCTGGGGCACCGTTGGCGCCTCCGATGACATCATCGAGGCCTCCTGGGAAGCCCTTCTGGACTCCTACGAGTACAAGCTTCTCCTCGACGCTCAACAGCAGTAG
- the meaB gene encoding methylmalonyl Co-A mutase-associated GTPase MeaB codes for MAQEKQRPEWVPEGADEKTFTTEVMKGVSGGHDGMPGQTVHNTALRTPIKKRRVLSADDYIAGIRANDRTILARAITLIESNATAHQEMAQQVLNAVIPDAGNAARIGITGVPGVGKSTFIEAFGMMLCEMGKKVAVLAVDPSSTVSGGSVLGDKTRMERLSRCPDAFIRPSPAAGTLGGVARKSRETMVLCEAAGFDVILVETVGVGQSEVTVRSMVDFFLLLMLSGQGDELQGIKKGVIELSDSIFVNKADGSNVDRAKAKRSELHSVLRYLQPHTEGWKPTAGICSAETGFNIQEVWGTIERFYATTQESGFFEKRRQSQQIEWMHALIEEGLKTRFFRDPLIKDRLPQMEAEIRAGQTSVGASVEELLLQYFKNH; via the coding sequence ATGGCTCAAGAGAAGCAGAGACCGGAATGGGTGCCCGAGGGTGCCGACGAGAAAACATTTACCACCGAGGTGATGAAGGGTGTCTCGGGCGGCCATGATGGCATGCCCGGCCAGACCGTTCACAATACGGCCCTGCGCACCCCGATCAAAAAGCGCCGCGTACTCTCCGCCGATGACTACATCGCGGGCATTCGTGCCAATGACCGCACCATCCTGGCCCGTGCGATCACCCTGATCGAGAGTAACGCCACCGCCCACCAGGAAATGGCTCAGCAGGTCCTCAATGCCGTCATCCCGGATGCCGGTAACGCGGCCCGCATCGGCATCACCGGCGTCCCCGGCGTGGGCAAGAGCACCTTTATCGAAGCCTTTGGCATGATGCTGTGCGAGATGGGTAAGAAGGTCGCTGTGCTGGCCGTGGACCCGAGCAGCACCGTCAGCGGCGGTAGTGTACTGGGGGACAAGACCCGCATGGAGCGCCTCTCGCGCTGCCCGGACGCCTTTATCCGCCCCTCCCCCGCCGCCGGTACGCTCGGCGGCGTGGCCCGCAAGAGCCGCGAGACCATGGTCCTGTGCGAAGCGGCGGGCTTTGACGTCATCCTCGTTGAGACGGTCGGTGTCGGCCAGAGCGAGGTCACCGTGCGCTCCATGGTGGACTTTTTCCTCCTGCTCATGCTCTCCGGTCAGGGTGACGAGCTACAGGGCATCAAAAAAGGCGTCATCGAGCTGTCCGACTCGATCTTTGTCAACAAAGCCGACGGCAGTAATGTCGACCGCGCCAAGGCCAAACGCTCCGAGCTGCACAGCGTGCTGCGCTACCTGCAGCCCCACACCGAGGGCTGGAAGCCGACGGCCGGGATTTGCTCGGCGGAGACAGGCTTTAACATCCAGGAAGTCTGGGGCACGATTGAGCGCTTTTACGCCACCACGCAGGAGAGCGGCTTCTTTGAAAAGCGTCGCCAGAGCCAGCAAATCGAGTGGATGCACGCGCTGATCGAGGAGGGCCTGAAGACGCGCTTCTTCCGCGACCCGCTGATCAAGGACCGTCTGCCGCAGATGGAGGCCGAGATCCGCGCCGGGCAAACCAGCGTCGGCGCCTCCGTCGAGGAGCTTCTGCTGCAGTACTTCAAGAATCATTGA
- a CDS encoding 2Fe-2S iron-sulfur cluster-binding protein gives MAKVTFLQSGVSAEWTGEHDSLLELAEAEGLSLDFGCRMGNCTACQQRLASGEVDYPEGHDGVPDDDNILLCCSVPKTDVEIDA, from the coding sequence ATGGCAAAGGTAACCTTCCTGCAATCCGGCGTCAGTGCCGAGTGGACCGGTGAACATGATAGCCTGCTGGAGCTGGCGGAGGCCGAGGGGCTGAGCCTGGACTTCGGCTGTCGCATGGGCAACTGCACCGCCTGTCAGCAACGGCTCGCCAGCGGCGAGGTGGACTACCCCGAGGGGCACGACGGTGTCCCCGACGATGATAATATCCTCCTGTGCTGCAGCGTCCCCAAAACGGACGTAGAGATCGACGCCTGA
- a CDS encoding alpha-L-rhamnosidase C-terminal domain-containing protein has product MQSAPSSTPPPAILTQAKWIWAYKPNWDQINAYAVFRKDFTLTSVPIKAPLFITADQSYQLTINGEYVCRGPARGFQHSWPYDEVDVSRWLKKGKNLIAVRGHNPSFSNFQYLTQGYAGLLVAAQWGKTKILSDDTWQARRQESIRKDMVQSSLQLFQQEVIDLRAESPEWMLPGYDASTWQNACVINVWNGEPWSDLEPRGTAMLEENEIRPGRVIGRAEGKNAEDYFTTRNLSITRFEEGLAHEPFEGDIAAIPFSKTPANGWRSVLIDLGKLHIGSVILDIKGAKGGEIVETHHYETINADTLCPDFIPGAHCRMAFSQRLTCRPGDQRHAFYHAFGYRYMILTVRDSAGAITVSPSLCTTFYPLKHNGSFTSSDTALNAIWETCAWTQRVCSMDAYVDTPWREQAQWWGDARVQAWNTFHLDGDDRLFRRGIKQIATQKAASGITYGHAPTMAHNCVLPDFTLIWIVTLWDHYWQTGSLEAFEAHQDTIQSSLAYFREWTDAKTGLLHYDPRYWLFLDWTGLRKTGCSSVYNLWLLHALDRLAQMYALSGDKKQAATCRQWAKTQRTNLLKLIDKRSGLMRDGYDEKGRIDPSTSVHAQTLAIITELCPKNKKVMLEKRIVPYLRGEYTTDIHPSAYWITYLFTVLGENGYGADVLADIRKRWSPMAEHGTCWENFEPRRGDESFSHAWSAHPLFHLMQILGGIRQTAPGWEAVTCEPLFEGESAEVSIPSPRGDIISRWERKDGTISGQLKLPRGVKATLTLPGQKPLSVTGTHRYKL; this is encoded by the coding sequence ATGCAATCAGCCCCCTCGTCTACCCCGCCCCCGGCAATCCTCACGCAGGCCAAATGGATATGGGCCTATAAGCCAAACTGGGACCAGATCAACGCCTACGCCGTCTTTCGGAAGGACTTTACGCTCACGAGCGTGCCGATAAAAGCCCCGCTGTTCATCACTGCCGACCAGTCCTACCAGCTCACCATTAACGGTGAGTACGTGTGCCGCGGCCCCGCACGAGGGTTTCAGCACAGCTGGCCCTACGACGAGGTCGATGTCAGTCGCTGGCTAAAAAAAGGGAAGAACCTGATCGCCGTGCGCGGGCACAACCCATCCTTCAGCAATTTCCAGTACCTGACCCAAGGCTATGCGGGTCTGCTCGTCGCCGCTCAGTGGGGAAAAACAAAAATCCTCAGCGATGACACGTGGCAAGCACGTCGCCAGGAGAGCATCCGCAAGGACATGGTGCAGAGCTCTCTCCAGCTGTTCCAGCAGGAGGTCATCGATCTGCGCGCGGAGTCACCGGAGTGGATGCTTCCAGGTTACGACGCTAGCACCTGGCAGAACGCGTGCGTCATTAATGTCTGGAACGGGGAGCCGTGGTCCGACCTTGAACCCCGTGGGACTGCTATGCTGGAAGAGAATGAAATCCGCCCCGGCCGCGTTATCGGGCGGGCAGAGGGCAAGAACGCCGAGGACTATTTCACCACGCGCAACCTGAGCATCACCCGCTTCGAGGAAGGGCTCGCCCATGAACCTTTCGAGGGAGACATTGCAGCGATTCCATTTTCGAAGACTCCCGCCAATGGTTGGCGTAGCGTTCTGATCGACTTGGGTAAGCTCCATATCGGCAGCGTCATTCTGGACATCAAGGGGGCCAAGGGCGGCGAAATCGTAGAGACCCACCACTACGAGACCATCAACGCGGATACGCTATGCCCGGACTTCATCCCCGGCGCGCATTGCCGCATGGCCTTTAGCCAGCGCCTCACGTGCCGTCCCGGCGATCAGCGCCACGCCTTTTACCACGCCTTTGGCTACCGCTACATGATCCTGACGGTACGCGACAGCGCCGGAGCGATCACCGTCTCCCCCAGCCTGTGCACGACCTTTTACCCGCTCAAGCACAACGGCTCGTTTACCAGCTCCGACACGGCCCTCAATGCCATCTGGGAAACCTGCGCGTGGACCCAGCGTGTGTGCAGCATGGACGCCTATGTAGACACCCCCTGGCGTGAGCAGGCCCAGTGGTGGGGCGATGCCCGCGTACAGGCCTGGAACACCTTCCACCTCGACGGCGATGACCGTTTGTTCCGACGCGGGATCAAGCAGATTGCCACGCAGAAGGCGGCGTCCGGGATCACCTATGGACACGCACCGACCATGGCCCATAACTGCGTGCTGCCGGACTTTACCCTGATCTGGATCGTGACCCTCTGGGACCACTACTGGCAGACGGGCTCACTGGAAGCCTTTGAAGCCCACCAGGACACCATCCAGAGTTCCTTGGCGTACTTCCGCGAGTGGACCGACGCCAAGACCGGGCTGCTCCACTACGACCCGCGCTACTGGCTGTTCCTGGACTGGACGGGCCTCCGTAAGACCGGTTGCTCCAGTGTTTATAATCTGTGGCTGCTGCATGCGCTCGACCGGCTGGCGCAGATGTATGCGCTTAGCGGGGACAAGAAACAAGCCGCGACCTGTCGCCAGTGGGCCAAGACCCAGCGTACGAACCTGCTCAAGCTCATCGACAAGCGCAGCGGCCTGATGCGCGACGGCTATGACGAAAAGGGCAGGATCGACCCGTCCACCTCGGTCCATGCCCAGACACTGGCCATCATCACGGAGCTTTGCCCGAAAAACAAAAAGGTGATGCTCGAAAAACGGATCGTGCCCTACCTGCGCGGCGAGTACACGACCGACATCCACCCCTCGGCCTACTGGATCACGTACCTGTTCACCGTACTGGGTGAAAACGGCTATGGAGCCGATGTGCTGGCAGACATCCGCAAGCGCTGGAGCCCGATGGCCGAGCACGGCACATGCTGGGAAAACTTCGAACCCCGGCGCGGAGACGAGAGCTTCTCACACGCCTGGTCGGCCCACCCGCTCTTTCACCTCATGCAGATCCTCGGCGGGATACGGCAGACTGCTCCAGGCTGGGAAGCGGTCACCTGCGAGCCGCTCTTCGAAGGCGAGAGCGCAGAGGTCAGCATCCCCAGCCCAAGGGGGGACATCATCTCGCGCTGGGAGCGCAAGGACGGCACCATCAGTGGCCAGCTCAAGCTACCCCGCGGCGTCAAGGCCACCCTCACCCTACCCGGCCAGAAGCCGCTCAGTGTGACCGGCACGCACCGGTATAAGCTCTAG